The following coding sequences are from one Pseudomonas mendocina window:
- a CDS encoding FKBP-type peptidyl-prolyl cis-trans isomerase, whose translation MKQHRLAAAVALVGLVLAGCDSQTSEVELKSPAQKASYGIGLNMGRSLSEEGMDDLDSKAVAQGIEDALAKKEPRIKDEDMIEAFSFLQTRAEERMVALNKEAAEAGKKFLEENGKRDGVVTTESGLQYEVVKKADGAQPKESDVVTVHYEGKLTDGTVFDSSVARGSPIDLPVGGVIPGWVEGLQLMHVGEKYKLYIPSELAYGEQSPSPAIPANSVLVFDLELIGIKDQKAAEPAAE comes from the coding sequence ATGAAACAGCATCGTTTGGCGGCGGCAGTTGCCCTGGTGGGCCTGGTGCTAGCCGGTTGCGATTCGCAAACCAGCGAAGTCGAACTCAAGAGCCCGGCGCAGAAAGCCTCCTATGGCATTGGCCTGAACATGGGCCGCAGCCTGTCCGAAGAAGGCATGGACGATCTGGATTCCAAGGCCGTCGCCCAGGGTATCGAAGACGCGCTGGCGAAGAAGGAGCCACGCATCAAGGACGAAGACATGATCGAGGCCTTCTCCTTCCTGCAGACACGTGCCGAAGAGCGCATGGTTGCACTGAACAAGGAAGCGGCCGAAGCCGGCAAGAAATTCCTCGAAGAGAACGGCAAGCGTGACGGCGTCGTGACCACCGAGTCCGGCCTGCAGTATGAAGTGGTGAAGAAAGCTGACGGCGCACAGCCGAAAGAAAGCGACGTGGTGACCGTTCACTACGAAGGCAAACTGACCGACGGCACCGTATTCGACAGCTCCGTCGCTCGTGGCAGCCCCATCGATCTGCCGGTTGGCGGTGTGATTCCGGGCTGGGTCGAAGGTCTGCAACTGATGCACGTTGGCGAGAAATACAAGCTGTATATCCCCAGCGAGCTGGCTTACGGCGAGCAGAGCCCGTCTCCGGCTATCCCGGCCAACTCGGTCTTGGTGTTCGATCTGGAGCTGATCGGCATCAAGGATCAGAAGGCCGCCGAGCCGGCTGCCGAGTAA